One Spiroplasma endosymbiont of Cantharis nigra DNA segment encodes these proteins:
- a CDS encoding uracil-xanthine permease family protein, whose translation MEEIKKLDLVLEPNQRPKNIGQWTVLSLQHVFAMFGATVLVPIIINSLSENGEVINISMALFCSGVGTLIYIALTMAKVPIYLGSSFAYMTVLGVGWNQWGNSIFIAIFVVGMVYIFMGFLIHWTGVKWIKKAFSPIVVGPIIITIGLSAVPSALENIGFVAKNNAWGNYPQWLAILIGVLTFLVAAICMLKAKSFVKVIPILIALSVGYLVCIILHFSLAKTNWTILNTQDISNPSNWEWYPSFKKIWDVNPNTIGPALVAIVPISLVTMVEHLGDHINIGTMTGRDFIKNPGISRTLMADGVAMSFAGLIGGPANATYAENTSVVGLTKVASVWVTGLAAIFAIIMSFIAPINEVIKMIPVPVMGGISLMLFGMIASNGIKIMIDAKVDLKDAKNLVVISVILAIGIGMSIMKEDIIIGSFHITGLFLATFSGVILNLLLPKHDNAGILTIFHGLKTKKENQNVKNVELKKKKTKKSNK comes from the coding sequence ATGGAAGAAATTAAAAAACTTGATTTGGTTTTAGAACCCAATCAGAGACCAAAAAATATTGGACAGTGGACTGTACTATCACTTCAACATGTATTTGCAATGTTTGGAGCTACAGTATTGGTTCCAATTATTATAAATAGTTTGTCTGAAAATGGTGAAGTTATAAATATATCAATGGCTTTGTTTTGTTCGGGAGTTGGAACTTTAATTTATATTGCACTCACAATGGCAAAAGTACCAATATATTTGGGAAGTAGTTTTGCTTATATGACCGTTTTAGGAGTAGGTTGAAATCAATGAGGAAACTCAATTTTTATAGCTATATTTGTTGTAGGAATGGTTTATATATTCATGGGATTTTTAATTCATTGAACTGGTGTTAAATGAATTAAAAAAGCCTTTTCTCCAATAGTTGTTGGACCAATAATAATAACTATTGGCCTTAGTGCTGTTCCTAGTGCTTTAGAAAATATTGGTTTTGTTGCAAAAAATAATGCTTGAGGAAACTATCCTCAATGATTGGCAATTTTAATTGGAGTTTTAACTTTTCTTGTAGCTGCTATTTGTATGTTAAAGGCAAAAAGTTTTGTTAAAGTTATTCCAATACTTATAGCTTTAAGTGTTGGCTATCTTGTTTGTATAATTTTACATTTCTCTCTTGCTAAAACTAACTGAACAATCTTGAATACACAAGATATTTCAAATCCGAGTAATTGAGAGTGATACCCAAGTTTTAAAAAAATATGAGATGTAAATCCAAATACAATTGGACCAGCATTAGTTGCCATTGTGCCAATATCATTGGTTACAATGGTTGAACATTTAGGAGATCATATAAATATTGGAACAATGACAGGAAGAGATTTTATTAAAAATCCTGGAATAAGTAGAACCTTAATGGCTGATGGAGTGGCAATGAGTTTTGCAGGATTAATAGGAGGTCCTGCAAATGCAACCTATGCAGAAAATACAAGTGTTGTTGGTTTGACAAAGGTGGCAAGTGTTTGAGTAACTGGGTTAGCTGCAATATTTGCAATAATAATGAGTTTTATTGCTCCTATTAATGAAGTAATAAAAATGATTCCAGTTCCTGTGATGGGTGGAATTAGTTTAATGCTGTTTGGAATGATTGCTTCAAATGGTATAAAAATTATGATTGATGCAAAAGTTGACCTTAAAGATGCTAAAAACTTAGTTGTGATATCAGTTATTCTTGCAATAGGAATTGGAATGTCAATTATGAAAGAAGATATTATAATTGGTTCATTCCATATTACAGGATTATTCTTAGCAACATTCTCTGGAGTAATTTTAAACCTTTTACTTCCAAAGCATGACAATGCGGGAATTTTAACAATATTTCATGGGTTAAAAACAAAGAAAGAAAATCAAAATGTGAAAAATGTTGAATTAAAGAAAAAAAAGACTAAAAAATCAAATAAATAA